Within Bacillus sp. E(2018), the genomic segment CTTGTGACCCTAGAAATAAAGCGTCAGAAAAGGTTTTAATGAAACTAGATATGATGTTAGAAGGCGTAATTCGTGAATCCATCCTGCTTAAAGACGGATGGCGTGACTCTTTGTTATTCAGTATGCTAGAGCACGAATGGACAGACAAAAAAGGACTCAAATAAGAGTCCTTTTTACGTTTTATTTATGATGAAACGGACATTTTCCCGCTATCGGTTCAACGTCGTCTCCAATAAAGTATTGTTTCCATTCACGGTGTTCCGGGTCCCCATAATGACTAATGTTCGGGTGCTTCGGAAGATTATCCCACTTCTCTACCCGCTCTCGAACTTTTTCTCGAGACATCGCTCCGCCCGGTGATGTTCCCTCTAAGCCTTCAAAGATTCGGCGAGGCTGGAATCCGAGAACTAAGCTGTTACCAAGATCTCTTGTTTTTCTTTGTTTGTATGCGGGTGCGTTCCCGAATACAAAATAAGGTTCATTATCAAATGAAAAAGCGAATAAGTGATGGTCCGGATCTTTCGGTATATGTTCTGGCCAAGGCTGATTATCTGTTTCGTGAAGTGATTGAAGCATCTTCCAAAAATAATCTCGGTAATAAGGAATGTCTTTCTCTTCCTTCTCAGGCTCGACAAACACAAAAAGTCCGTGACGAATTAATTTAGGTGCGTCAAAAAGTTTGTTGAATTCTCGAATCGCTTCAGGCAGGTTCGACCAATCATCATGCGTCACATATGCATAACGAAGCTCCCCTTTATTCTCAGCGGCCATTCCAAAATAACAAGGAAAGGTCTTATTTGTCACCGTCTCATGAAAGGTTTTATACTCTTCAATAACCCATGCTGGCACTTTTTCTGGATTCGTCATATCTTCTTTTTTTAGCAAGCACAATTGTTTCGTCTCCACTTAACCACTCCTCTAATCTGTTAATGAGGAATTTCCCTTAAGCCACTTTCTTAAAACATGAATGTCACTTCTTCTTTTTTCCAGTTCATCATGTTCTCTAATTGCTGTAGATGAACAGCTAACCAGACCATTTCATGCTGAAATCTTTTTGGAGGCTCTCCTTCATGAGGAGTGATATCAATCCACCACGTACTTTCCATGTACCAAACTAATCGTAAAGCAATCACTAATCTTTCAACTGATAATTCATTTGTATTATTGTACCCTTTAAGAAATGCCTGGACAGCTTTACGATTTAACATATTATTTTGCAGACATGTTGAGATGATCAGTCTCCCAATATCCAATTCTAAATAGTCATAGTTCATCCGATCAAAATCGAGAATCGCCGATATATGGTCTTCTGAAAAAAGCATGTTATCTACCCAAAGGTCCCGATGACACCAGCCAGGAGTGAGATTTTTAAACGGCTCAATATCCAACGCTAAGGTTGAAGTCTTTTGAATTTCCATTAAAGAACGGATATGATCTAATCCTTGTTCAGCACATTTATGTATTTCACTTTGCCAATACTCCACACGTTCTTCTATAGAAGGAACCTTAAACAATGTTTCTGATTTCCTTGATAATGTTCCATCATTTAGTAAAGTGTGAAGCTTCCCAACTTCTTCACCGAGAGATTGCATCTGTTCACTCGAAATATTACCCGGGGGAATTAAGCACCCTTCCATAAAGCGCATAACCGTAAAGAGTTCATCTTGTGATGACTTCTGTAAAAGCTCACCTTTATATAACAAGAGTTCTGGACATGCTAAACCTTCTGAAAACAATCTTTTTTGTGTTTGAAGAGTAGATTGGATGGTTTGAAGATCGTACAGTTTGATTCGCTCTTTGTTATATTGCTTTATAAGGAAAACACCTTGATTTGTTTCAATCTTCCACTTTTGATTGAGCCACCCACGTTTGATCGGTGTGCATCCTTTCACTTCAAACCCAAACCGATCTTCTACTTCCTCTTTTAAATGAGTCCAAAGACTTTCATTAGAAATTTCAGGCTCCACTTCATTCACTTCTTTCCAACGATTACTTGAGTTCTTGCCATTTTGCCCAAAGCGATTCGTCTCTTTTTATGTAATTTCCTGCATCACGGTCCATGTATCCGTTCACAATAAATTCTCTGCGAATGGTACAAAAATCTTCATGATACGTCTTAATAAATTCATTGATTTCTCGTTCCGTATAGGACTGATTGTCATTCAGCTGCTGAATGAAGTATTCTAAGATTACTAACTTCTTCTTCTTTTGAGACGGAATGTTTTTTAGGCGTCCGTCTTTGTTTAGAAATGCGTTCAATACACTTTTTTGGTAGCTTTCTAGGCTAGTTGTCATTATTCTTAATCCTTTCTTTACATTGATTGATCGTCCATTTCTCAATGTCATTAAATCCTAATCGCTTATAGATACGACCAGCTTCTGGGTTGTCATAGAAGAGTGTAAGTGTCTTGTTTTCTTGAAATAGGTTATGCATGAGGTGTTCAACACAGATGCTAGCTAATCCTTTTCCCTTTTTATTAGGAAGTGTACATACCCCTGAAACCATTGCGGCGAAAGAAGTCTCACAAACGGTTGATGCTGATGCAATCAATTTATCATCTTCTTCAATCACGAATATCCTAGACCATCCATTATTCATCTGACCAATAAAAGATTCTGGATTATACTCCCTCTTAAATTCAGGAATTTCTTGATAAAAAGAGATAAGCTGAGGAACTTCTTCTACACTTAAACACCTAACTAAATCAGAGTGGTGAAAATCTGGTAAAGGGTCACATTTTGCATAATAATAACTTTCGTGTTTCGAATAACCGTCTATAATAAATGGTTCCATCTTTTTAGTTAAACTCTCTATTCCATTAACTTCTTTTTCATTTATATCTCTATTGATGATGTCCGCAATTTCTTGTAGATTACAGTCTGTTTCCCAATACGGTGTATATTTGTTCTTGAATTTACATAGCACAGCGATTAGCTCTCCATCTAAATCGAACTGACCCCATAGTGTTTGAATTTTGTCTTCGTACCCATATGATTCAATTCCCCACAATGTAAACAGATTTTCTGCTGGCCTTTTGCTCAGAAGTCTCATTACTTTTTCATGATCACTTTGATTTAATTTTCTCATATGTTTATTTCCTCAACTTATAGAGATTGGGATTGCCTATTCCGTTCGAAACCTAAATAACGTGTGCCTTGAAAAGTGAGTGTTCCTCTATCACCTTCCACTAACATGCCGTACTCTTGTGCCTTAACGTGAAACTCCATTCGGTCCCCGCTCTCCACTTCAAACGTGACGAAGTACCATGTTGAAGCAGACGAATCATTAGAACCTCCGCTTACTTTACTTCTTTTTGTAACCATTTCTGCTGCAACGGATAGTACAGGCTGCTTGTTATTGCTGTTCCACTGACTGATTCCTTTCACGATGACAATTACAAAAACACTAATAACGATTACAAAGACAGCAACAATAAAAATGGGAGCAAGATATCAAACATCAAATCTCCGCTACCGCCAAATCCTGGTTCTTAAAAACCTCCATATCTTCATACCCCCTATCACCTACTTACCATAATATTACATACGAAAGCAAAAAAATAGAAGTTTCAGATTTAACGCCGTTCTTTTACGGTACGTGTTTTTATTCCTGTTACACCTTCACCGGTAAATGCTCTCTTTCCACCTGTAGTCGCATCGTGACCACCTGTAACTATGAAATCACCACCTGAACGATGCCTCTTTTCACGGATAAATCGCAACTCAACACCTAAAAGCACACAAAAAAGGACTTCCTTGGTCAATAGGAAGTCCTCATTTTCTAATTATTGAACAGCCATCTCTCTGTTTTTGCGAATTTCATAAAGGGCATTTTGAACCTTTCCAAACTCAGAGGCATGTGGACGGTCATCTCCATCTCCATAACCGTAATCTACCATTCTATTACGGTTCAGACATAGCTTTGTAAGTTCTGGCTTAAAGAAATCAAACAGCTTAAAACGCTCTTCTAGATGTGCAAATCTCGCTTGATATGCTTCAATACTGTCTACCAAATGTAACCAGAATGCTTTTTCTTCTATTAAATGGTTCCGCACCAGAACATTTGATAAATAACGAAGATGACAGATAAATAGTCCTGTAAAAATAAATTGTGTTAAACCTTCAGGTGGTTCACTTCGTAACACAGCGCGCAGTTCTTCCGTTACACCCTCTAACTCTTTAAAAGGCTGATCCGAGATGTTCACGTCATCTACGTAATCTTTTACCGCTAGTCTTTCAGGCTGATAGTCTTTTAGAATTAAGATCGTGTTCTGACCATGTGGCGAAAAGACCGTTCCATATTGATAGAGAAAATGTAAAAGCGGTGGCATCACAACACCGAAGAATTTAGTCATCCAATCGTCAGCACTTAACCCAGACTTTTCAATCAGACTTTGTACATAAGGCTTTCCGTTTCCATCAACAT encodes:
- a CDS encoding DUF2500 domain-containing protein, producing the protein MKGISQWNSNNKQPVLSVAAEMVTKRSKVSGGSNDSSASTWYFVTFEVESGDRMEFHVKAQEYGMLVEGDRGTLTFQGTRYLGFERNRQSQSL
- a CDS encoding DUF2087 domain-containing protein, with translation MTTSLESYQKSVLNAFLNKDGRLKNIPSQKKKKLVILEYFIQQLNDNQSYTEREINEFIKTYHEDFCTIRREFIVNGYMDRDAGNYIKRDESLWAKWQELK
- a CDS encoding GNAT family N-acetyltransferase; protein product: MRKLNQSDHEKVMRLLSKRPAENLFTLWGIESYGYEDKIQTLWGQFDLDGELIAVLCKFKNKYTPYWETDCNLQEIADIINRDINEKEVNGIESLTKKMEPFIIDGYSKHESYYYAKCDPLPDFHHSDLVRCLSVEEVPQLISFYQEIPEFKREYNPESFIGQMNNGWSRIFVIEEDDKLIASASTVCETSFAAMVSGVCTLPNKKGKGLASICVEHLMHNLFQENKTLTLFYDNPEAGRIYKRLGFNDIEKWTINQCKERIKNNDN
- a CDS encoding phosphotransferase, coding for MEPEISNESLWTHLKEEVEDRFGFEVKGCTPIKRGWLNQKWKIETNQGVFLIKQYNKERIKLYDLQTIQSTLQTQKRLFSEGLACPELLLYKGELLQKSSQDELFTVMRFMEGCLIPPGNISSEQMQSLGEEVGKLHTLLNDGTLSRKSETLFKVPSIEERVEYWQSEIHKCAEQGLDHIRSLMEIQKTSTLALDIEPFKNLTPGWCHRDLWVDNMLFSEDHISAILDFDRMNYDYLELDIGRLIISTCLQNNMLNRKAVQAFLKGYNNTNELSVERLVIALRLVWYMESTWWIDITPHEGEPPKRFQHEMVWLAVHLQQLENMMNWKKEEVTFMF
- a CDS encoding YqcI/YcgG family protein; amino-acid sequence: MTNPEKVPAWVIEEYKTFHETVTNKTFPCYFGMAAENKGELRYAYVTHDDWSNLPEAIREFNKLFDAPKLIRHGLFVFVEPEKEEKDIPYYRDYFWKMLQSLHETDNQPWPEHIPKDPDHHLFAFSFDNEPYFVFGNAPAYKQRKTRDLGNSLVLGFQPRRIFEGLEGTSPGGAMSREKVRERVEKWDNLPKHPNISHYGDPEHREWKQYFIGDDVEPIAGKCPFHHK